A region of Mesorhizobium sp. AR02 DNA encodes the following proteins:
- a CDS encoding efflux RND transporter permease subunit yields the protein MAAIGVSTPFIRYPVATSLLMIGVLFVGVVAYLNLPVAAMPNVDFPTIQVSTSLPGADPITIASSVTQPLETQFAQIPGIAEMTSSSLSGSSQITLQFALDVDIASAAGLVQSAINAAGGQLPKNLPNPPTYREVNPTDSPIMLIGASSTDLPLTTLSDDVYTKLAQVISHVDGVGQVLVGGQQTPSIRVQLDPAKLAARGLSLEAVRTPLSIGTVDLPKGNIQGEVRSFTIFSNDQMTAADDWNNAIIAYRDGAPVRVKDVGRAVLDAQDYTQAGWTDTTRGVVLVIFKEPGANIIDTVDKIKAELPMLTASMPASLKLQVLSDRTQTIRASVADVQFTLMLTIGMVVMVIFLFLRNVWATAIPAFTVPLALLGACALMWSAGYSIDNLSLMALTISIGFVVDDAIVMLENIVRYIEHGEKPMDAAIRGASEIGFTIMSISISLVAVLIPLLLMSGIIGRLFKEFAVTLAMTILVSACVSLTLTPMLASRFIKPTNEEHHGRLYRWSESVFDGMLRAYERGLDRALGHRFITLLVFLTCVGLTGYFFTLVPSGFFPQQDTGLIFGQVIAGQDVSTGQMQSYMAQFAGIVSKDPAVAHFAASTGGNGNTQNTGRMFIQLKPRDERDVSADQIIRRLQPKLAAVQGARLFMQASQDVRVGARLSASQYQYVLESSDLDTLDDWAPKLLTALQRLPELRDVSTDQMSSGTTLTLQVDRNQAARYGLTANDVDNTLNDAFGQRQVAQYFTQLSTYDVILEVLPSLRGNLKALDQIYLTTSSGSQVPLSAIAKWTTKPVQPLVINHEGQFPSVTISFNLAPNVALGQATAAIDRAAAEMRLPATIQTNYTGTAQAFQQSLSSVPVLILGALVVVYLILGILYESYVHPLTILSTLPSAGLGALGTLLVFHMEFNLIGLIGVILLIGIVKKNGIMMVDFAIAAERDQHLSSLESIRQACLLRFRPIMMTAMVSMLGALPLMLENGTGAEIRQPLGYTMFGGLLVSQALTLFTTPVIYLYLDDLSHWLTSFRKHEQDDGEPEHIEAEIGPPGRKLAAE from the coding sequence ATGGCAGCCATCGGTGTTTCCACGCCTTTCATCCGCTATCCCGTCGCCACGTCGCTGCTGATGATCGGCGTGCTGTTCGTCGGCGTGGTCGCTTATCTCAACCTGCCGGTCGCGGCGATGCCGAACGTCGACTTTCCGACGATCCAGGTGTCGACCAGCCTGCCAGGCGCCGACCCGATCACAATCGCGTCGTCGGTGACCCAGCCACTCGAGACGCAGTTCGCGCAGATTCCCGGCATCGCCGAAATGACTTCGAGCAGCCTGTCCGGCTCCAGCCAGATCACCTTGCAATTCGCTCTCGACGTCGACATCGCATCGGCCGCCGGACTGGTGCAGTCGGCCATCAATGCCGCCGGTGGACAGCTGCCGAAGAACCTTCCCAATCCGCCCACCTACAGGGAGGTCAACCCAACGGATTCGCCGATCATGCTGATTGGCGCGAGTTCGACCGACTTGCCGCTGACGACGTTGAGCGACGACGTCTACACCAAGCTCGCGCAGGTGATCAGCCATGTCGACGGCGTCGGCCAGGTGCTGGTCGGCGGCCAGCAGACGCCCTCGATCCGCGTCCAGCTCGATCCGGCCAAGCTCGCGGCAAGGGGGCTGTCGCTGGAAGCGGTGCGCACTCCGCTGTCGATCGGTACGGTGGACCTGCCCAAGGGCAACATCCAGGGCGAAGTGCGCTCCTTCACCATCTTCTCCAACGACCAGATGACCGCGGCCGATGACTGGAACAACGCCATCATCGCCTATCGCGATGGAGCGCCGGTGCGGGTCAAGGATGTCGGCCGGGCCGTGCTCGACGCGCAGGACTACACCCAGGCCGGCTGGACCGACACGACGCGCGGCGTCGTCCTCGTCATTTTCAAGGAGCCCGGCGCCAACATCATCGACACGGTCGACAAGATCAAGGCGGAGCTGCCTATGCTGACCGCCTCGATGCCGGCTTCGCTGAAGCTGCAGGTGCTTTCCGACCGGACGCAGACCATCCGCGCCTCGGTGGCGGACGTGCAGTTCACGCTGATGCTCACCATCGGGATGGTGGTGATGGTGATCTTCCTGTTCCTGCGCAATGTCTGGGCGACGGCGATCCCGGCCTTCACCGTGCCGCTGGCGCTGCTTGGCGCATGCGCCCTGATGTGGTCCGCCGGCTACAGCATCGACAATCTGTCGCTGATGGCGTTGACGATCTCGATCGGCTTTGTCGTCGACGACGCCATCGTCATGCTGGAGAACATCGTTCGTTACATCGAGCACGGCGAGAAACCGATGGATGCCGCTATCCGCGGCGCCAGCGAGATCGGCTTCACCATCATGTCGATCTCGATTTCGCTGGTGGCGGTGCTGATCCCGCTGCTCTTGATGAGCGGCATCATCGGCCGCCTGTTCAAGGAATTCGCGGTGACGCTGGCCATGACCATTCTGGTTTCGGCCTGTGTTTCGCTGACGCTGACGCCGATGCTGGCCTCGCGTTTCATCAAGCCGACGAACGAGGAGCATCACGGCAGGCTCTACCGGTGGAGCGAAAGTGTTTTCGACGGCATGCTGCGCGCCTACGAACGCGGCCTCGACCGGGCGCTTGGGCATCGTTTCATCACGCTGCTGGTGTTCCTGACCTGCGTGGGGCTTACCGGCTATTTCTTCACGCTGGTTCCCAGCGGCTTCTTCCCGCAGCAGGACACCGGCCTGATTTTCGGCCAGGTGATCGCCGGGCAGGATGTCTCCACCGGACAGATGCAGTCCTACATGGCGCAATTTGCCGGGATCGTCTCCAAGGATCCAGCGGTGGCGCATTTCGCGGCATCGACGGGCGGCAATGGCAATACGCAGAACACCGGCCGCATGTTCATCCAATTGAAGCCGCGCGACGAGCGCGACGTTTCGGCCGACCAGATCATCCGGCGGCTGCAGCCGAAGCTTGCGGCCGTCCAGGGCGCGCGCCTGTTCATGCAGGCCTCGCAGGACGTGCGCGTCGGCGCCAGGCTGTCGGCGTCGCAATACCAGTACGTGCTGGAAAGCAGCGACCTCGACACGCTCGACGACTGGGCGCCCAAGCTGTTGACGGCCTTGCAGCGCCTGCCCGAATTGCGGGACGTCTCGACCGACCAGATGAGCTCCGGCACGACTCTGACACTGCAGGTCGATCGCAACCAGGCCGCCCGCTACGGCCTGACGGCGAACGATGTCGACAACACGCTCAACGACGCCTTCGGCCAGCGCCAGGTCGCCCAGTACTTCACGCAGCTTTCGACCTATGACGTGATCCTGGAGGTGCTGCCTTCGCTGCGCGGCAACCTCAAGGCGCTCGACCAGATCTATCTGACGACATCGAGCGGTTCGCAGGTGCCGCTCTCGGCCATCGCCAAATGGACGACGAAGCCGGTGCAGCCGCTGGTCATCAACCATGAAGGCCAGTTCCCGTCGGTCACGATCAGCTTCAACCTGGCGCCCAACGTCGCGCTTGGCCAGGCCACCGCCGCGATCGACAGGGCCGCCGCCGAGATGCGGCTGCCGGCGACCATCCAGACCAATTACACGGGAACGGCGCAGGCCTTTCAGCAGTCGCTGTCTTCAGTGCCGGTGCTTATCCTCGGCGCCCTGGTCGTGGTCTATTTGATCCTCGGCATCCTCTACGAAAGCTACGTCCACCCGCTGACCATTCTCTCCACGCTGCCCTCCGCCGGGCTTGGCGCGCTGGGCACGCTGCTCGTCTTCCATATGGAGTTCAACCTGATCGGCCTGATCGGCGTCATCCTGCTCATCGGCATCGTCAAGAAGAACGGGATCATGATGGTGGACTTCGCCATCGCGGCCGAGCGGGACCAGCATCTCAGTTCGCTGGAATCAATCCGCCAGGCCTGCCTGCTGCGGTTCCGGCCGATCATGATGACCGCCATGGTTTCCATGCTGGGCGCGCTGCCGCTGATGCTGGAGAACGGCACGGGAGCGGAAATCCGTCAGCCGCTCGGCTACACCATGTTCGGCGGTCTGCTTGTCAGCCAGGCGCTGACGCTGTTCACCACGCCGGTGATCTATCTCTATCTCGACGACCTCTCTCATTGGCTCACCTCATTCCGCAAGCATGAGCA